A portion of the Mytilus galloprovincialis chromosome 12, xbMytGall1.hap1.1, whole genome shotgun sequence genome contains these proteins:
- the LOC143054559 gene encoding neuronal acetylcholine receptor subunit alpha-6-like, with protein MWCTTRLSSFAIWIFVFGTVKSATDTDVRNLLTELFTTRSYDKLVRPIINQSEPVVAWVEYFLYGLNDVNEVEQKMTTTGYIEVYWKDEFLSWDSNVYDGLWNIYVPQGKVWKPDISLENGFKDLKELGSDFIQVYITSDGYVLWKPFQIFQSKCNLDPTYFPFDKQTCNLEFVVWSLDIDDVMLLVGSDGINMMEAMESNGQWDVVSSSSSDETESFETKVIFSIRMKRKPLFIVMNIIIPIIMLSILNIFTFQIPADCGERMGYTITVWLSFAVFLTIVSASLPKSSDTTPIISIFIMVQLGIGTATVLVSAVQSRFVSRSDDKPVTSWLQRLTLIGRSKVKPNAVKKMNIVEEKVNWKSGMAALDVLFFWLFFILLAITTFVILMISAFSNN; from the coding sequence ATGTGGTGCACGACAAGATTATCATCATTTGCGATTTGGATTTTTGTCTTCGGGACTGTAAAGTCTGCAACAGACACAGATGTTAGAAATTTACTGACGGAACTATTCACAACGAGGTCATACGACAAACTCGTTCGACCAATTATTAACCAATCAGAACCCGTTGTTGCTTGGGTCGAGTATTTTCTGTATGGTCTAAATGATGTAAACGAAGTCGAGCAAAAAATGACCACAACTGGGTACATTGAAGTCTATTGGAAGGATGAATTCTTATCCTGGGATTCAAATGTATATGATGGTTTATGGAATATATACGTACCCCAGGGAAAAGTATGGAAACCAGACATTTCCCTTGAAAACGGTTTCAAAGACCTTAAAGAACTGGGTTCAGATTTTATTCAAGTATATATTACGTCTGATGGATATGTACTTTGGAAgccatttcaaatttttcaatcGAAATGTAACCTTGACCCCACTTATTTTCCATTCGATAAACAGACTTGTAATTTAGAATTTGTCGTCTGGAGTTTGGATATTGATGACGTCATGTTGCTTGTTGGTTCCGATGGAATTAACATGATGGAAGCTATGGAAAGTAATGGCCAATGGGATGTGGTATCATCTAGTTCGTCTGATGAAACGGAGTCATTCGAAACGAAGGTCATTTTTTCCATTAGAATGAAACGCAAACCgttatttatcgtcatgaacataATAATACCCATAATTATGTTATCTATACTTAATATATTCACATTCCAAATTCCAGCTGATTGCGGAGAAAGAATGGGGTATACAATTACTGTCTGGCTATCGTTTGCTGTCTTTCTTACAATAGTGAGCGCTTCTTTGCCAAAAAGTTCTGATACCACTccaattatttctatttttatcatGGTGCAACTTGGCATAGGAACAGCTACTGTCCTTGTATCGGCAGTACAATCTAGATTCGTCTCAAGATCGGACGATAAACCTGTGACGTCTTGGTTACAACGACTAACACTAATTGGACGATCAAAAGTCAAACCAAATGCCGTTAAAAAGATGAACATTGTTGAAGAAAAGGTGAATTGGAAAAGTGGTATGGCTGCATTAGATGTACTAttcttttggttatttttcatCCTTCTTGCTATTACCACTTTTGTTATTTTGATGATATCAGCTTTTAGCAATAATTGA